In a genomic window of Styela clava chromosome 11, kaStyClav1.hap1.2, whole genome shotgun sequence:
- the LOC120347799 gene encoding uncharacterized protein LOC120347799 has product MNDEQVQNQRHLRLMLGRNNPYQTLVALFVTALFFMFFQANILQNFQRHQMMLRNSGSETHNKAKYVNHFVPEQRAPIRHINPKFAPKFATEIGIKVNGTLLRGVKKANRKYYLPNSNFEFVCFDGNQSIPFHAVNNDYCDCSDGSDEPGTSACANGRFYCEPEHEYLPSSRVNDGICDCCDGSDEWKGVTVAPDLNLPDSPKVLLAPCSNVCNDFEHEKRLEMNIKREGAIAKKEYIEIGKGQDETMYGENGVYYKLSQNCYMYKSPGYIYSVCPYQNVTQSGKDFWIIGRNGTLNDKTSILTMTGGDKDHCPDGKARSSVIQFNCAPADKVRYVSEKETCVYSVKFDTPAACPNQEDT; this is encoded by the exons ATGAATGACGAACAGGTCCAGAACCAGCGCCATCTCAGGCTTATGCTAGGAAGAAATAATCCGTATCAAACACTCGTCGCACTTTTTGTTACTGCACTTTTCTTCATGTTTTTTCAA GCGaatattcttcaaaattttcaaagacATCAAATGATGCTACGCAACAGCGGAAGTGAAACACACAATAAAGCTAAATATGTGAATCATTTTGTACCGGAG caaaGGGCACCAATCAGGCACATCAACCCAAAATTTGCTCCCAAATTTGCAacagaaattggaataaaagttAATGGAACTTTATTAAGAGGAGTAAAGAAGGCTAACAG AAAATATTACCTTCCTAATTCGAACTTTGAATTTGTCTGTTTTGATGGAAATCAATCAATACCGTTTCACGCCGTTAACAATGATTACTGCGACTGCTCGGATGGAAGTGATGAGCCTGGTACGTCAGCATGTGCAAATGGAAG GTTTTACTGTGAGCCAGAGCATGAATATCTTCCTTCATCGAGGGTCAATGATGGGATTTGTGATTGCTGTGATGGCTCGGATGAGTGGAAGGGTGTCACCGTTGCACCTGACTTGAATTTACCAG ATTCACCAAAAGTTCTTCTTGCACCTTGCAGTAACGTCTGCAACGACTTTGAACACGAAAAAAGGTTGGAAATGAATATAAAACGTGAAGGTGCGATCGCAAAGAAGGAATATATAGAAATAGGAAAAGGACAAGATGAAACG ATGTACGGTGAAAATGGAGTCTACTACAAATTAAGTCAGAACTGTTACATGTATAAATCTCCAGGGTATATATATTCCGTTTGCCCGTACCAGAATGTCACTCAG TCTGGCAAAGATTTCTGGATAATTGGACGAAATGGGACGCTCAACGATAAAACCTCAATCTTAACTATGACTGGGGGAGATAAGGATCACTGCCCTGATGGGAAAGCACGGTCTTCAGTT ATACAATTCAATTGCGCACCGGCAGACAAAGTTCGCTACGTCTCAGAGAAAGAAACTTGTGTTTATTCTGTTAAATTTGACACTCCAGCTGCTTGCCCAAACCAAGAAGACACATGA
- the LOC120347801 gene encoding uncharacterized protein LOC120347801, which translates to MVCDGKPTWKDINTEGQCTKEEEKALEALTKKLDGVESKVHQLKKMMEEPEPDSVPPSVVGVKETTTPSFVGVEETTTSSVVDVKETTTPSVVGVKETTTPSVVGAEETTTPSVVGVKETTTPSVVGVKETTTPSVVGVKETTTSSVVDVKKTTTAQGNKVKKTSLSYTSTAPATYPWSTKETFLSTVYLQTTNVGQSTECGVVYNLKCFRVYNVHNVSLSVAESICENKLANIYGVTHYNMVRDYLRSMILDELSYIYVRTGMTYNHLNGKLNSTTGQTISLPTEVWYPNYPSSYASDTTVIIRVDRNPTNSHQGILNVHPYSVSHGAICENEL; encoded by the exons ATGGTTTGCGACGGGAAGCCTACTTGGAAAGATATTAATACG GAAGGACAGTGCACAAAAGAAGAAGAGAAGGCTTTGGAAG ctttaacaaaaaaattagaCGGAGTGGAAAGTAAAGTACACCAATTGAAAAAGATGATGGAAGAACCAGAGCCGGACTCTGTGCCGCCCTCTGTTGTAGGTGTCAAGGAAACGACCACGCCTTCTTTTGTAGGTGTCGAAGAAACGACCACATCCTCTGTCGtagatgtcaaagaaacgaccacgccctctgttgtaggtGTCAAGGAAACGACAACGCCTTCTGTTGTAGGCGCTgaagaaacgaccacgccctctgttgtaggtgtcaaggaaacgaccacgccctctgttgtaggtgtcaaggaaacgaccacgccctctgttgtaggtGTCAAGGAAACGACCACGTCCTCTGTTGTAGATGTTAAGAAAACGACCACGGCCCAAG GTAACAAAGTCAAGAAAACTTCTTTGTCCTATACTTCAACCGCCCCTGCTACATACCCGTGGTCAACTAAGGAAACCTTTCTCTCTACTGTGTACCTCCAAACTACAAATGTCGGACAGAGTACAG aatgtGGCGTTGTCtataatttgaaatgttttcgAGTTTATAACGTGCATAACGTCTCATTAAGCGTCGCTGAATCTATTTGCGAAAACAAACTTGCTAACATTTATGGCGTCACACACTACAACATGGTTCGAGATTATTTACGATCAATGATTCTTGATGAATTGTCATATATTTATGTTCGTACTGGAATGACTTACAACCACTTG AACGGTAAGCTGAATTCAACAACGGGCCAAACTATATCTCTGCCAACTGAGGTTTGGTATCCTAATTATCCGTCTTCCTATGCATCGGACACAACTGTTATTATCCGTGTCGATCGAAACCCGACAAACAGTCATCAAGGGATTTTAAATGTTCATCCTTACAGTGTATCTCATGGAGCcatctgtgaaaatgaattataa